tccaaaggtTTACATTTTCACAGGCTGACAATGTTGTAGATCGATATCTCACAACTTTGACCAACCTGTCCAGGTTGCTTTCAGGTTCCATTCATAGAAGAAGATCAGTTTGCCTTTGCGGTTGTTGATGGACGCCTCGCCCTCCACCTTGCTCACCTCAGTCACCTCGCAGCTTCCTTCGCCGCTCTCCACCCGCAGGCCCAGCAACAGACTTTTTAACTTATCCGACGACCAGCTTGTGGCATCTCGTTCCGTCCTGAGGAGGAAGCAATTGTTACAACTTGAAAAGAAGTCATAAGAGTTCTTTAAAAGTCCGCATTGGTAGTAAGCCTTTACGTTGCGCGCACCAGCACTATGACTGATGTCTTTAGCTTGCAATCCATTTTTACCAAATATCTTCTTGTGCAGATGTTCTAATTGTGTTTTAGGGCACATCTTGAGTTGATGGGGTATATCATTGCAACTTGTAATACACCGGGAACCTAAGACCTCCCAGACCGCAACATTGTATTTTTAGCACTTGTCAAATGTGCGGGACTACCGCACAAGTCTTGGGGATTGCGCCAAACATTTCCAGAAAAATGTTGTTCCATCAAGTCACCATGCCAATGGAGtgtggttgccatggagaaCCAACTCAGAGGGGGGAAGATGACGCTTGACACGCTGACTGGCTGTGACGACATTTGATGACGAAGCCAGCtcaattttcatttgcatatgGTGACAtgctgacaaaatgacaattacaAACTAGCGCAAGCAATGGTTTTTAGCTCTAGTTGCCTGTAAATGTTATCCtctcatttgaaaacattgcaCACAAAGAAACGAGAGAACACACATTTGGCAGTGTTAGGAAGAAAATCTGCTAACTTTTGTAGTAGTGCACAATTTTGATTGTGCCCAGCTAACTCACGATTATCTTTGATAAACATTCATCGTGAGTACCCAAATGACTTATggaatgaacattttaaacaaagtGTGGTAATTGTTGGGATTTAAAAAGCTGAAagccatttatttatgtaatgcTGCAAGAGGAGTTTAAAATCAAAGTAtaatgatttttgtttgagaGCATTTAAGATTTAAAATTCACCTGCAATGAATGTGAACCTACTCAAGATGTACTTTGAGAGCTGGTTCGCTGTTTGCTAAAGACAGTCCATAAGCGGGTGAATGACAATTATCAATTCCTTTAGTAACACTTTTCTTGCCTGTGCTACTTTAGCTGTTAGCTTTCAGACAAAATTAACCTAGGCATTTTTATATTAGATATTTTACTAATTGTTAATCAAGCTTAGCGGCAACAAGACGAAGCGTTGCGACAACGTTGAAAGACCTGGAAGAGCCCCAATGTGCTTTTCGTGCGCCCCCCGAACGGGGTCGGTGTGCTATTAGCATTAGCCGTCAAGCTCGCAGACTAACGTCCTTCCTTCCCGCCTCACCAATGCCAGTTGTTGACGTTCGTGGCGTCCGCTCGCTCCTCTACGATCCAGCGAGGGTCTCCTTCGCCCCACTTGGCCATCTCGGCTGTCGTCAAAAATCAAATAGACCGTGACGAGTGCGCTTCGCCGACGCCGGTGTGGACTCACACGCTCGCACACGTTGCTTCTAGAAGTCTCCGGCCGGCCCCCACGAGAGAGTTGACTCCGCGAGACGAGAAATTGCTGGAAACGGAAGTTGTTGCGATGGGAACGCCTCTTTTGCCGTCTTTGGTTGGAACTCGGTCACACCGGATATCCGGCCCGATCCGAATTCTCGCGTGACGTCTCTGCTCGCGACTCTCGTTCCTTACCTCGGCTTTTCAAGATGGCCGCTCTACTTGTTCGAGCCCCCGAGCGAGAAAGTTCAGTTGCAGTTTCTATTCACGTCATTTTTTACGTGTTCTGTGTCATTTAACACGTACTGCTACTGTGTGATGTCATACGTAATCGGTGGTGAACTAATGCTAACAGTGGCTAGAGGACTAGCCTTTGCTACAGTAGAAACGATATATAGATATGAAATAAACGTAGCCTACTCAAAATTCACCAATTTATTATGAGTGGCATGATAGAATACGTGACGACAGATAACACAAATAGCATACACAAACTGATTGCTCTGAAGTATAGATATACTCTTAGGAGGCCACCTTCCAAATGCCAGTTCATAAATGCATAGTTCTCACCAATACTCCACTGCTGTCaacccaaaataaatgtgctGTAAAACAGCATCATTGATATCATTGAGCCCCCTTCCAGAAGAAAAACTGTAGATGGTGAAACATCCAGCTTATCTGTTATCAATATCAACAACCCACCCATGAAAAGATTCAACACCCTGAAAAAATATAGATTTTGAAACGCCTACTCTTTTCAGGTGTGGGTATTTTCATCATCAGAGCCCCTTTTCTGCCAACATCCATACTTATGGCAATGGAAGCGTTCCAACACCCATCTTTTTCTCAGTGAAATGGCTCAATATCCACTTATCAATGGAAACAGTGGGGGAAAGAGGGTGACCTACCCACAAAAAAGTGCGTGTCCACacttttgcaaacaaaagCTTAACATCCACACTTCTACCCGGTCAAAGTGGTCGGTTCGCCCCACCACTTTTCTCGTAACCCACCCGGAGAAAATGTAGACAACTAGACATCGTACTTGACCGTCAAGTGATGAGCAACTTGAAAAGACAAGCGATTAGTGTGACTCCACATTATGAGTTGCTTTCGCGTGGCCTTTCAGCGGAGAAATCGTGTGGAGCAATCGTGTTGATTCGCCACGACAAGAAAGCAAACGTTGGTCGTGTGCGTGTGCTCGCGTCTGTCGATTCCCCTCCCCCCTTCGCCTTCGTCTCCCTGTCCGTGccccggctggctggctggctggctgcttgGTTGGAGTTCTCACTCCCTGGCTGACTCAAGCGAGTGGCTGTGCACAGCGGTGTTGGCGGctccacagcagcagcagccgcagcgagcgagcgagtgcgcagagagagaggagaggcgCTTCACTTTTTGAAGCCGTGGCATGAATGATCTCATCGGAACGTTCTGCTCTGCTTTCACCGCCGACGATCCTATGAGTGAGATCGGAAGAAAATAAGAGTGAGGTGAGCTTTGAGTCTACCGCTCGTCGCCATTTAAAGGAAGAGAAAAAGCCGGCAGCCTCgcgttgtttgtttgtgtttaacaACTTAAAAAAGtgatgggggtgggggtgtcgtgaaggaggaggaggaaacgtCGCGGACGATCGAGTGGTCGCTTTACAGGCTAATTGGCCTGTTGGCGTTCGCTTTTTGAAACGCGAGAATAATCGGGCGACACACGACTCACACGTCCGCCAACTTTTACGACGATTAAATCCTGCTTTTGCTCGTTTCACCGCCACATTGTCGCCCGCTCGGCCCCCACCTCCGGCTAGCTGTTAGCTTAGCACCGCAAAATGGCCTCATTGTAGTGCGGTGGTTGGGGAGACAAAAGCGGAGCGCCAGCTGACTCTGAGCGGCTCACATTCACAGAGCTTGCGGGCCACCCACCCAAAAGATAGGAACGACAACGTCGACGTTGAGGGGGACCCGGTGACGGAGTAACGGGGAGAATAACCCCGACTAAGAGAGCGcagttgattgattgatgacGGTCGAGGCAAGGCCTCGCTGGCGGTGGGGGATGGGTCACGCTAACGGTCATTGACGTACGGCGAGACGGCGTCTTGTCGCTTTGTTTCCGCCTATTGCACATTTGACCACCTCGAATACGCATGACACTGAAATTACCCCCAACGTCACATTTTCATAAAATGCAGCAAGATGCCGTTACACGCCGGACCGGACTTAAAAGGCGCGGAAGAGCGTCTAGTGGCTACAATGCGCCGTTGAGCCCCCCCTCACTCCCCTCAATCCATCTTTCATCAAAACAACGATGTGGCTAATCACATGATAGCGTTTGTGGTCTTTTTCAATGGCATTCGTCATGTTTTTCCTAATGCCTTTGTGTATCTACTCTTATCACACTCGCTGGCTGATGTGCTTATATAACATGTGGCTAGTGACCTGTCAGGATTTCTTTAAACTGTAGTTGGTAAGACAGCCAACGTAACGATATTTGGTACTGTGTTGTTAGTTTGCTTGTATGATTCAGTTAGTGTTACAAATACAGCCTTTCTACCTCTCTACTTTAAAATATACATTGTTTTCCTTGAAAGGCAGTGTAGCATGCTTAGCCTTACTTTAATGTTGCCACTTTAATGAATTGTGATTTCTAATGAAggaatggatttttttcaaaatccaaTTTTAGGTCAAATAACTGTCAGATTATTTGATTATACAAATATTCATTGAGGGCCAATTGTGAGCTTTAGCTTCTCAAGCGTTTGGCTGAATGACAAATTTGCAGGCTTGATGGATGAGGTGTCGCCCCGAtcagtgaaaatgaaattgactCTTTAAGGGAGGGCTATGGATAAATGAGTTGTGGTTTCAGGGTAAACAAGGTTTCACAAGTCTCCAGTAACACCACAAAATGTTGCGAAAACTGTTGATAGttgcttttttaaaagcagTAGTTCAAGGGGTTGGaaaattggtaaaaaaaatagttaatAGTGCATAGTGAAATGAATCTTGTTGTGAAAAACAATCAGGAAGTTACTTTTTCTGCCTCCCTGGGTGAGCATCTGAATCTGGTTCCACCAGTTTTGATGTGTGTCTCGCAGTCACTAAATACGTTCAAGACTCACGACATTCGGCTAACGAAAAAGCTATATTAAGGATTTTCAATAGGGGGCCAATTTTACTctctaatgtgttttttttttttttttttgccgcctTCAGACAAGACGACATGTATTCAAAGGGCACCAAGCGTAAGTTCCTAGACTCGGCGGAGGAGGCGGTGACAGCAACCAGTCCTGGCGTACAGGGGCCAGCGACAGCTCGGACGCCGTCGCCCTCATATAGTCTTCAGCGCCAGTCTCTCCTGGACATGTCGCTCATCAAACTTCAGCTGTGCCACATGCTGGTGGAGCCCAACCTGTGCCGCTCGGTGCTCATCGCCAACACGGTACGGCAAATACAGGAGGAGATGACTCAGGACGGCACCTGGCAGATCATGACGCAAGCCCTGGCCGCCGCCCAGTGCCCCGCCGATCGCCTGGTGGCCACCGAGGTGCTGTGCCGGCAGTCGGACCCGGCGGCGGCCGGTCAGAGCCCCAAACCGTACCCTCTGATGGGCGGCCTGGACGAGGGCTACCACACAGAGGAGGTGGTGATGGAAGCGGGGGACCACAAAGAGGTCCTTTCCACGCAGTCCTATCTGGCGGGCCCTTTTGGGATGGGGCCGTGCTGGGAGGAGCGTGAGGAGGATGACGAGGACGGCGAGGAGTCGGAGGGCGAGGACGACGAGGACCGCCCCGAGGTGGAATCCAAGCCGGGGGAGCAGGTTTTTGGCACTTTTGAGATCaagcagccgccgccgccacccccCCCAGACCCGGCGCTGGAGGAGCTGTTCTCGGACGTGGACCCATCCTACTATGAGCTGGACACAGTGCTGACAGGCATGCAGAGCGGCCCCAAGATGGGACCTTACGACCTGCTGGAGAGCCTTTCCTCCCACGGGCCGCAACCTCTCAGCCCCAGCACAAGCTGCCGGTCGGACCTGAACGAACTGGACCACATCATGGAGATCATTGTGGGCTCTTGAAGCTCAGCACCGCCGTGGACTTTCCTGAATGTGCTTTTGTTACACAGCCAGATTGTGGGAGGGGCAAAGTGGGAAATTATCTGCGagccaaaaatgatttttcgGATCGGCAGCTCCCATTGggacatttttatgttttgtttttactcgaAAGGTATATTCCAAACACGGAGGAACACGTTCACAAGTAGGGTTGCAAAGTGGTGGAAAGGTTCCAGTACAATTCCACAAAAGTTTAGCCAAAGGAAGTTAAGCTGGGGAAAAAGGTTTCCAGGTTTGAAACTTTACGTAAGAATTGGGGACAATTTTAGGGAAGGATGcataaattgaaatattttagtttttgtcaGAAGCAGTCACCCATGCAAAATAGATAGCTCTCCTTGCCCGAATGTGGGATATCATGCTACCGAAATTGCTGTCTTTTTTCCCACTTGGCTCAAGCAATGGTGTCTCGATAGTTTATTCGTAACTGAAATTTCTGCTTGTAATACaaacccaaaataaaagtacaaatgATGGGTTGAGAAACACAAACTGGTAAATCGGGACTACAGTGGACCCATGCTATTTGCGGCTAATCTGGACCAAACTTGAATCGAGATAACCCACCAATAATTAACTGAAAATAATCATCTAGTTTTAAAAACTATTGTTAAAGAATATCAAATGAACAAATTAATCTGTTAAGAAACAGtaattggagaaaaaaatattttgcaatcGAACAAAATGCCATATGAAACTTTTATCTGATTAATCGATTCTAACAATACCAGAATTTTTGCAACTCTATTTGCAACAGTCTGtttctatgttttttttttccatgtttacGTCCGTTGCGCTAGCTCCCGCTCGGCCTATTTATTGGAAGTCTTCACACTACAACGACATCAACAGCAATTCAGAACAAACATCCACATCTTTGAATTCATGCGTATTTTCCTAAATATTTGAGCAATTATGAATggaatatatgtatatgtacgtatatgtatatagaaatatatattttgcattatacagtcgggggggggggggatttttgCAAGTATCATTTGATATTCCTGTTCCCGTAATTTTTTTCTGAGATTTTTAACATGGCCACATTTGAGACTCGAGTGTCTTCccgaacttttttttttttttttgccattgtcaagcttttttaaaaacgtttaTACCAGTGCTGATTTTACTTAACTTGCTCcaaagcttttttgttttattttttcaacccAGGGAAGCAAAAACACATCTTTCTATCAGAAGAAGCCATATTgctaatttattatttttttttatttattgtatttattctaTCTAGGTACATCCGCACCACACACGTCACCCATTCGGCCCAAATGAaaatttgtcacttttttttttccccgtcttGAGTGCAGTACCTATTGAtgattccatttttgtttaaataatcACAAGAACCGGGTCACAATTCCAATCACTATGCAGCTCCGTCATACGCGTTACGAAAATGATTGTATATGACTTCAATGTCCTTTAAAGTCCTTTTATGCAAACAGTTGCCTTTCTGCAAAAACGGACGCTCACAGCGGCGGtgaagacgacgacgacggTGGAGAACTCAGGCAATGTAAACATGTATTGACAAACACATATGTTCAGTAttacacacgtacacacactcctgaaggatgtcacgctGGTCGCAATGGGAGCTAGAACTTCAAAGACTTAATACTATCGTTGTCAAAAActgtatgcatttttttatatgctgacaaaaacatgtagtgtctttgtaaatatttttttataataaaagaTGCAACTATTGGTTGTCTTCTGTGCCTTTGTATTCATTATAGTTATTTCATCgatattttccctttttttccttaaatATTGTAGCATTACAATGTAACTGCAAGGCAGGTCAAAGTTTTGATGTTTAAAAAcctataaaaaatatattttgttttaaacaaagacTTTCCGGTGGCGCCACGTAGCCAGTAATGAAAAGGTGCACTTAAATTGCGGCCTTTGTCTTCACATGCAGCTTCTACTCAGGTGACGAAACACACACTCATCAGACTCAACAACACTGTTCAGTAGTCACCAGACTGATATGTGCACAAACTTGCACTCATACTAAACCTTTACCAACACTTGAAATtgaatggaaaagaaaaccgAGCAAGAAGCGTAGCTTGATGGACGGCTGCCAAGCCTTTGTGACCATCTTGTTTAAGATTAACAGCCTGAAGGTGACTcagcagaaaaagaaaaagagacgAGCAGGAGGGTGGGAAGCCATTTGGAAAGACACGAGAACTGCTTCTAGGATTAACTTGAAGGAGAGAAATTAATAAGTGTCTTAATCACAGCccaatggcaaatgtgaacaAACTGTCATCCATGAAAGTGGTTCCTCCTCTTCCCTAGATGTGACTACAGACAAACGCAGGATGAATTGAGAAATCTGCTCATATTCAGCCTAATGCTTCAGAGCTCACTGGACGGATAGCGCCTCACAGTGCAGATGGACAATGACCCAATGCACACAGAGGGCGCAaccaaatttattttgaagccaAAGAGGTGGAATGTTGTGCAATGGCCAAGTCAATCACCTGACCTGAATCCGACTGTGCATGCATCCAACTTGCTGGAGACAAAAGTGAAAGGAGAATGCCACCATAACCTCAGTGAGAATCGTCAACTATTAATAAGTTAGATTCACTTAAAATGTCCCcttaaaattcaaatttgatGTTATTGCATACTGGTATTAGAAGACAGGTAGTTGTGGTGATGGGCtttcaacagaaaaatgacacaaatatactaaagcaaatttgaatttaatgaATTTAACTGATGGCTGATAACATTTTTAGCACAAATAGCCTGCagtaagtatttttttcatgaacaTACAGATATCTAAGGGAGAAGTAGGTCAAATCACAGTGAAAACGTGTTCAGGATAGAAAAGAAGAACGAGAGAAAAACTTGAGAAAGCTCGAGTGATGCGCTCACTGCTTTTTGGCGAAAGACGCAAAACATGAGCGTGGAAACTCCTTATTTGGTATCTGCCTGACTGCTTCCGGTCAACCACCCCTCTGGCTCTGCGTCATCGGTCCCTTTAAAATGTCGCATTCAGGAAACGCACGTACATCTCACAACGCCCTCCGGTTCATGTCGCTTTTTAATTTGCGCCAGCATAAAGCATTCAGATGTATTTGCGCCTAATAGTTTTGTGTCATCGTAGGACAGAAAACGTTTGACGTGCAAACGTTAGAAAACTGCGGTAGTTTTGATTGATAAGTCTTCAAAAAGTGTTATTTCTGTACTGTTTCGTTTCACATCAAATATATTAATTCCTAATATCACACTTTTATATCCAGTTACACACAAAACCGCAATTGGTCCAATCACTTTGGTGGCTCACGTGTGCAGCCACCCGATCCCGAGTTCCTACGTTCTCGGAGCGGCAACTGAACGTACCGCAGCCGCCGCACATTCATAGCCCCGTGAGTGGCGGAGGTGGATGCTTGAAGGACGGTCAAATGGACCAATTACAACTGGTTTAAGAAGCCCCGGTCCAACCCATACTTCGACACCCCCCACCTCACCCCTCCACGGGGACCGAAcattcctcctcttctctaCGGACTCGACGGCGACATAACACGGCCGAAGAAACGGACTTTACGGGGGATTGTTTCTTCTCATGACCCAGG
Above is a genomic segment from Syngnathus acus chromosome 22, fSynAcu1.2, whole genome shotgun sequence containing:
- the cdca4 gene encoding cell division cycle-associated protein 4, with translation MYSKGTKRKFLDSAEEAVTATSPGVQGPATARTPSPSYSLQRQSLLDMSLIKLQLCHMLVEPNLCRSVLIANTVRQIQEEMTQDGTWQIMTQALAAAQCPADRLVATEVLCRQSDPAAAGQSPKPYPLMGGLDEGYHTEEVVMEAGDHKEVLSTQSYLAGPFGMGPCWEEREEDDEDGEESEGEDDEDRPEVESKPGEQVFGTFEIKQPPPPPPPDPALEELFSDVDPSYYELDTVLTGMQSGPKMGPYDLLESLSSHGPQPLSPSTSCRSDLNELDHIMEIIVGS